One part of the Equus caballus isolate H_3958 breed thoroughbred chromosome 30, TB-T2T, whole genome shotgun sequence genome encodes these proteins:
- the GPR37L1 gene encoding G-protein coupled receptor 37-like 1, protein MRWLWPLAVSLALGSAVGLSRVSGGPPLPLGNHGAGAQEQQSRSKRGSEDEAAKGVQQYVPQEWAEYPRPIHPAGLQPTEPWVATSPSPDKDGRPPGSGQEPRGNLTGPPGRRLQIQNPLYPVTEASYSAYSIMLLALVVFAVGIVGNLSVMCIVWHSYYLKSAWNSILASLALWDFLVLFFCLPIVIFNEITKQRLLGEVSCRAVPFMEVSSLGVMTFSLCALGIDRFHVATSTLPKVRPIERCQSILAKLAVIWVGSMTLAMPELLLWQLAQEPAPTAGTVDSCVMKPSASLPESLYSLVMTYQNARMWWYFGCYFCLPILFTVTCQLVTWRVRGPPGRKPECRAGKHEQCESQLNSTVVGLTVVYALCALPENVCNIVVAYLSTELTRQTLDLLGLINQFSIFLKGAITPVLLLCICRPLGRAFLDCCCCCCCEECGGGASEASAADGSDNKLKTEMSSSIYFHKPRESPPLLPLGTPC, encoded by the exons ATGCGGTGGCTGTGGCCGCTGGCTGTCTCCCTTGCTCTGGGGTCGGCTGTGGGGCTGAGCAGAGTCTCCGGGGGTCCACCCCTGCCCTTGGGCAACCATGGAGCCGGGGCCCAGGAGCAGCAGAGCCGGTCCAAGAGGGGCAGCGAGGATGAGGCGGCCAAAGGGGTGCAGCAGTACGTGCCCCAGGAGTGGGCTGAGTACCCGCGGCCCATCCACCCCGCCGGCCTGCAGCCCACCGAGCCCTGGGTGGCCACCAGCCCCAGCCCAGACAAGGACGGGCGGCCCCCGGGCAGCGGGCAGGAGCCGCGGGGCAATCTGACGGGGCCGCCGGGCCGGAGGCTGCAGATTCAGAACCCCTTGTACCCGGTGACCGAGGCCTCCTATAGTGCCTACTCCATCATGCTCCTGGCCCTGGTGGTGTTTGCCGTGGGCATCGTGGGCAACCTGTCGGTCATGTGCATCGTGTGGCACAGCTACTACCTGAAGAGCGCCTGGAACTCCATCCTCGCGAGCCTGGCCCTCTGGGACTTCCTGGTCCTCTTCTTCTGCCTCCCCATCGTCATCTTCAACGAGATCACCAAGCAGAGGCTGCTGGGCGAGGTTTCCTGCCGGGCCGTGCCCTTCATGGAG GTGTCCTCTCTGGGAGTCATGACCTTCAGCCTCTGTGCCCTAGGCATCGACCGCTTCCACGTGGCCACCAGCACCCTGCCCAAGGTTCGGCCCATCGAGCGGTGCCAGTCCATCCTGGCCAAGCTGGCTGTCATCTGGGTGGGTTCCATGACGCTGGCCATGCCCGAGCTCCTGCTGTGGCAGCTGGCGCAGGAGCCTGCCCCGACGGCGGGCACTGTGGACTCCTGCGTCATGAAGCCCTCGGCCAGCCTGCCTGAGTCTCTCTACTCGCTGGTGATGACCTACCAGAATGCCCGCATGTGGTGGTACTTCGGCTGCTATTTCTGCCTGCCCATCCTCTTCACGGTCACCTGCCAGCTGGTGACGTGGCGGGTGCGGGGCCCCCCGGGGAGGAAGCCGGAGTGCCGGGCAGGCAAGCACGAGCAGTGCGAGAGCCAGCTCAACAGCACCGTGGTGGGCCTGACGGTGGTCTACGCCCTGTGCGCCCTCCCTGAGAACGTCTGCAACATCGTGGTGGCCTACCTCTCCACAGAGCTCACCCGCCAGACCCTGGACCTCCTGGGCCTCATCAACCAGTTCTCCATCTTCTTGAAGGGGGCCATCACCCCCGTGCTCCTCCTGTGCATCTGccggccactgggccgggcctTCCTGgactgctgttgctgctgctgctgcgagGAGTGTGGCGGCGGGGCCTCCGAGGCCTCGGCTGCCGACGGCTCGGACAACAAGCTCAAGACCGAGATGTCGTCCTCCATCTATTTCCACAAGCCTAGGGAGTCGCCCCCGCTCCTGCCCCTGGGCACGCCTTGCTGA
- the ARL8A gene encoding ADP-ribosylation factor-like protein 8A: protein MIALFNKLLDWFKALFWKEEMELTLVGLQYSGKTTFVNVIASGQFNEDMIPTVGFNMRKITKGNVTIKLWDIGGQPRFRSMWERYCRGVSAIVYMVDAADQEKIEASKNELHNLLDKPQLQGIPVLVLGNKRDLPGALDEKELIEKMNLSAIQDREICCYSISCKEKDNIDITLQWLIQHSKSRRS from the exons ATGATCGCTTTGTTCAACAAGCTGCTGGACTGGTTCAAGGCCCTGTTCTGGAAGGAGGAGATGGAGCTCACGCTGGTCGGGCTGCAGTACTCGGGCAAGACCACCTTCGTGAACGTGATCGCG TCAGGACAGTTCAACGAGGACATGATCCCCACCGTGGGTTTCAACATGCGCAAGATCACCAAAGGGAACGTGACCATCAAG CTCTGGGACAtcgggggccagccccgattCCGCAGCATGTGGGAGCGCTACTGCCGGGGAGTGAGCGCCATCGT GTACATGGTGGACGCCGCTGACCAGGAGAAGATCGAGGCCTCCAAGAACGAGCTGCACAACCTGCTGGACAAACCCCAGCTGCAGGGCATCCCG gTCTTAGTCCTGGGTAACAAGCGAGACCTTCCGGGAGCCTTGGACGAGAAGGAGCTGATCGAGAAGAT GAATCTGTCGGCCATCCAGGACCGGGAGATCTGCTGTTACTCCATCTCCTGCAAAGAGAAGGACAACATTG ACATCACCCTACAGTGGCTTATTCAACACTCGAAGTCGCGGAGAAGCTGA